The genomic region ACTGGACGCTCCTCAACCCAGGGGCGGTGCCCGACGGCGGTACCCTTGAAGGAGAACTATCATGAAAATCAGACGATTTCAGGAAACCGACCTCTCCCGGCGCCTGGAAATCTCCAACGCCTGCTTCCCCAACTGGACGGAGAGCCTGGAGAGCGCGCGCTACCAGCGCGGGACGCTCTCCAACGAAACATTCATCGCGGAGTTCGTCGCCCTGGAAGACGGGACGATCACCGGCTGCGCCAACCTCAGGTCCGAGGAGCGCCACTTCGTAGAGCCCGGCGTCTTCGGCCTGGAGGCGCACGTCCACCCGGAGCACCGGGGGAAGGGCCACGGCCGGGCGCTCCTGGACCTGCTGCTCGGCCACCTGGCTTACCTGGACTGGCGCCAGGTTTTGGCCGGCTGCCTGGACGATGGCGGCCCGGCGCGGGGGATGCTCGAGCGGCGCGGATTCGCCCTCGAGCAGACCGAGCTCTGCTCCCGGCTCGAACTGGGGAATTACTCGCCGCCCGCGGACCACGACGCCGCCCTGGCCCGATTCCATGAGCGGGGCTACCGGATGGCGACCTACGGCGGGCTGGACGACCCGGATAAAGAACGAAAACTCTGGGAGCTCTACGAGGAGATCGAGCACGACATGCCCGGCACCGTCGAGCACCGAAAGGCCGACCTGGCGGAATGGCGGGAGAAGATGGGCTCCCCGGCCCGTCGGATCGAGGAGATTCTGCTGGCCCTCGAGGGTGACGCGCTCGTCGGCCTCACCGAGCTCATCTTCCCCGCGGGGCCGGGGGGCCGCGCCGTCATCGAGTCCACCGGAACCCGGAAAGCCCATCGCGGGCGCGGCGTCGCCACCGCCCTCAAGTACGTCTGCGCGGACCGGGCCAAGGCGGACGGCGTGCCGGCAATCAACACCGGCAACGAGCGGAACAACGAGGCGATTCTGAAAATCAACCGCCGGCTGGGGTTCGAGCCGCTGCCGCCCTGGCTGGGCCTCTCGAAGAAAAGGGAGGGGTCCGATGCCGAACGGAAAGAAAGCGAACCGACAGCGTGAGCAAACGGCTCCCCCACCCGAAAGCGACGGCGCGGGAACCCCGGGAGGAGACATGAACGAGTGTGACGGACAAGCCCTGTGGTGCCGGGGTCTTTCCAAGACCTTCCGCAAGCGGGAGAAGGGTCGGCGGATCGAGGTCCCGGCCCTGGTCGGGGTCAGCCTCGAGATAGCCCGGGGCGGCATCTACGGCATCATCGGCCCCAACGGCTCGGGCAAGAGCACCCTGGTGCGGCTGCTCTCCACCCTTTTACTGCCCGACGAGGGCGAAATGCGCATCTTCGGCCACGACGTCGTCACCGAGGCGCAGCAGGTCAAGCGGATGATCAACCGGGTCTCCGTGGACGCCGCCTTCTTCAAAAAGCTCTCGCCGTGGGAGAACCTGATCTACGCCGCGCGGCTCTACGGCGGCGATCGGACCCAGGCCCGGGAGGAGGCCATGCGCATCCTCGAGGTCCTGGACTTCCCCGTGGAGAAGTTCTACTCGCCGATGCAGGAGCTATCCCGGGGCCAGCAGCAGAAGGTGGCCATCGCGCGGGCGATTCTGACCTCGCCGGTGCTCCTTCTTTTAGACGAGCCGACCACGGGGCTGGACCCGAAGTCCAAGCTCCAGGTGCAGGCCTTCATCCGGCGCCTGCGCCGCGACCACGACGCCACGATTCTTCTGACCTCCCACGACATGGAGGAGGTCGAGCGCATCTGCGACGTGATAGCGATTATGGATCGGGGCGCGATACTGGTCTGCGACACCGCCCGCGGCCTTCAGCAGCGCTACCGCGCCAACGGGAAGCTCCCCTCCCTGGAGGAGGTCTTCATCCGGGTGACGGGGCATGGCTGGGAGCCCGAGGTGGAGGAGGCCCGGGCCCTGGCCAGGAAACAGACCGATGAGGAACCGGCGGATGGCGGCGGCGGGACTTAGTCCCGCCCGTAGAGCGACCTGTCGCCCCCCCCGCCATAAAAGAGAAAGGAGGTCACCGTGGCCCGGAAAGAGACAATCCGGAAGGGCAACAATCGGCCGCTCGCCAGCTTCGCCCGCGAGGCCAAGGCCTCCTACGCCTTCGTCGAGCGCAACTTCCACCTGGTCAAGCGCTACATGGGCTGGGAGATAGTGTTCCTGGCGTACACGATCGTGAACACGCTGACCATCGGGCTCATCGCCGTGGGGGCCGGGGACCCGCAGCGCGTGCTGTACCTCGTCATCGGCGCGCTTCTGTGGGGCTACCTCTCGGTGCTCTTCGAGGTGGTGAGTGAGGACGTGGCCTGGGAGCGGTGGGAGGGCACCATCGAGTACACCTTCATGGCGCCGATCAGCCGGTTGACGCGGTTGGGCGGCACCTGCTCCTTCGCCGCCCTGTACGGCATCCTGCGCACGGCCATCGTGCTGGGCATCGTGGCGCTCTTCTTCGACCTCGAGCTGGGGCAGGCGAACATCGGCGCGTTCCTGGTGGTGCTGGCGGCCTCGAGCTTCGCCTTCATGGGGCTCGGGATCATCGCCGCCGTGCTGCCGCTGATCTCGCCGGAGCGCGGGGCCCAGGCCACCCACATCGTCCAGGCCCTGATCCTCTTGGTCTCCGGGGTGTACTACGAGGTGGACGTGCTGCCATCGTGGCTGCAGGCGATAAGTTACGCCAGCCCCGCGACCTATACATTAAGGGCCTGCCGCGCGGCGCTCCTCCGCGGGGCGTCCGTGGGCGACGTCCTGCCCGAGATTCTGGTCCTGTTGGGGATGGGCGTCGTGCTGATCCCGCTGGGATTGTGGATTTTCGGCCTGGCCGAGAAATACGCCAAGAAGACGGGGAAGCTGAAACGCAGTGGTTAAACTGACACGGAACTAAAAAAACACACCCGAAAGGGGTGCATAAGTGCAAGGAGAGAAGATGCTTTTCTATCAGGGATACCGGTTGCTGGCCGAGCCGCGTTCGCCTGCCAGAAGGAGCGCGGCCCGTCCGTCAAGGGGCGTGGAGATCGGGGTGCGGGTTCTGGGGTAAGAATCGAGCTGTCTATCGGAATAGCTCGGCGCCGTTTCTGTGCGCGATCTCATCGGAAACTGTGAAGCCACCGCGCCACCAGCCGCTCGGGTCTTGGTATCGGAACTGACTTCGTCGCAGATGCGTCATGTACCGAGCCTTCAGCGCCGCGTAGTTGCGAACATGCACGCTCGTTATGTGTCCCGCGCAGTATGTCTGGACCGCCATCGGGAAGAGCAACGCTGAGCAGAGAAGATCTGCGATCTGGATGCCGGCGTGGTTGTCGCTATGGCCGAAGAGCGGCATCTCCAGCAAATTGGGAAACGCGTCACCAACTGCTTGGAACTTCATCGTGAAAACCGAGTGGGAAACGTTGGTATTGACCGGTTTACTGCGACTGTCTGCCACCACAAAACCTTGTTCGCCGATTGCCTCAAGAGACCTCTGAAAAGTGGTGCAGATGTCCTGCATTGAGAAGGTGTAGACAGAACGACCGTCAAATGGTACGCCTATGCCCTTGATCCAAATTCTGCCGAAAAATTTGCCATCATGCTGATCAACCAGATAGAGAACTCCATCGAGAAATCCAAATGCGGCTCGCCGCGATCTATGCCCACCGATAGATGCGTTGCGACGGATATCAGCACCCTTAACTTCGACCAATATCGCATCCAGTTGGTAAAGGCTTGTATGCGCGCCGGGGAAGAACCTGCGCTTCAGTGCAATGAAGTCGCGAGTGATGTCACCGAGGTGCGACACGTCAAAGGAGACACCCGCGATAACGA from bacterium harbors:
- a CDS encoding GNAT family N-acetyltransferase translates to MKIRRFQETDLSRRLEISNACFPNWTESLESARYQRGTLSNETFIAEFVALEDGTITGCANLRSEERHFVEPGVFGLEAHVHPEHRGKGHGRALLDLLLGHLAYLDWRQVLAGCLDDGGPARGMLERRGFALEQTELCSRLELGNYSPPADHDAALARFHERGYRMATYGGLDDPDKERKLWELYEEIEHDMPGTVEHRKADLAEWREKMGSPARRIEEILLALEGDALVGLTELIFPAGPGGRAVIESTGTRKAHRGRGVATALKYVCADRAKADGVPAINTGNERNNEAILKINRRLGFEPLPPWLGLSKKREGSDAERKESEPTA
- a CDS encoding ABC transporter ATP-binding protein, producing the protein MNECDGQALWCRGLSKTFRKREKGRRIEVPALVGVSLEIARGGIYGIIGPNGSGKSTLVRLLSTLLLPDEGEMRIFGHDVVTEAQQVKRMINRVSVDAAFFKKLSPWENLIYAARLYGGDRTQAREEAMRILEVLDFPVEKFYSPMQELSRGQQQKVAIARAILTSPVLLLLDEPTTGLDPKSKLQVQAFIRRLRRDHDATILLTSHDMEEVERICDVIAIMDRGAILVCDTARGLQQRYRANGKLPSLEEVFIRVTGHGWEPEVEEARALARKQTDEEPADGGGGT
- a CDS encoding ABC transporter permease → MARKETIRKGNNRPLASFAREAKASYAFVERNFHLVKRYMGWEIVFLAYTIVNTLTIGLIAVGAGDPQRVLYLVIGALLWGYLSVLFEVVSEDVAWERWEGTIEYTFMAPISRLTRLGGTCSFAALYGILRTAIVLGIVALFFDLELGQANIGAFLVVLAASSFAFMGLGIIAAVLPLISPERGAQATHIVQALILLVSGVYYEVDVLPSWLQAISYASPATYTLRACRAALLRGASVGDVLPEILVLLGMGVVLIPLGLWIFGLAEKYAKKTGKLKRSG
- a CDS encoding DUF3800 domain-containing protein; protein product: MRVLYIDEAGCLGALPSLISDIQPVFVIAGVSFDVSHLGDITRDFIALKRRFFPGAHTSLYQLDAILVEVKGADIRRNASIGGHRSRRAAFGFLDGVLYLVDQHDGKFFGRIWIKGIGVPFDGRSVYTFSMQDICTTFQRSLEAIGEQGFVVADSRSKPVNTNVSHSVFTMKFQAVGDAFPNLLEMPLFGHSDNHAGIQIADLLCSALLFPMAVQTYCAGHITSVHVRNYAALKARYMTHLRRSQFRYQDPSGWWRGGFTVSDEIAHRNGAELFR